From Gallus gallus isolate bGalGal1 chromosome 14, bGalGal1.mat.broiler.GRCg7b, whole genome shotgun sequence, one genomic window encodes:
- the TECPR1 gene encoding tectonin beta-propeller repeat-containing protein 1 isoform X2 has protein sequence MAMSSSLLWAVDIFGRVYTLSTVGQYWELCKDTQLEFKRVSAVKQCCWGIACDHQVYTYVFSGDVPIRYQEETYENQRWNPVGGFCEKLMPSDRWQWSDVSGLKHQQLDSFTLPSPHWEWESDWYVDENIGGEPTEKGGWTYAIDFPSTYTKDKKWNSCVRRRRWIRYRRYKSRDVWAKITSHDDPERLPDPFNDISIGGWEITDEPLGRLSVWAVSLQGRVWYRENVCHHNPEGSTWSLISTPGEVAQISCGSYDLLWATLWEGQAIVREGIDRNNPQGISWSTVESPSSDNGIMHVSVGVDVVWCITKDRKVWFRRGVNSHNPCGTSWIEMVGEMMMVNVGLNNQVWGIGCDDRTIYFRQGVTPSELSGKMWKAIVCGRESDRSQTGSSTSLLSAGCFFTDDIQNQTNTVIQGDADTSSDTELSSIPTNLSSTPPMGAAASSASSTGSQAAGAPASVTVDPLDSDQGEAPAASASDEKAHLESRKSTNPTPSTELQWTNIDLKEAHRHAVLSVSTFTETSSLSSLGMFSVGAEEQYGADEHPLWAWVSGGGCLVDLHSPLKWFAVPSGLSSSVQSLSLSITPAQTAAWRKQIFQQLSERTKRELENFRHYEQAVEQSVWVKTGMLQWWRNWKPHKWMDVRVALEQFTGSDGMRDSILFIYYMYHEEKKYIHVFLNEVTIIAEVLKEGKHSFALYTPERTKQRWPICLAATTEQEMHDWLSLLTMSCCESRRIQGPPSHHAIWSVSCKGDIFVSEPSPELEAEPHPMPCDQMFWRQVGGHLRLVECNNRGIVWGIGYDHTVWVHTGGYGGGFIQGLASSADNIYTQSDVKCVYIYENQRWNPVTGYSSRGLPTDRYMWSDASGLQECTKANTKPPSPQWSWVSDWYIDFSTSGGTDREGWQYAADFPASYHGHKTMKDFVRRRRWARKCKIVTNGPWLEVPPVTLWDISIIPSSDADDEESVALWAISDKGDVLCRLGVTQQNPAVWAVARDGSAFYRGSVSPKKPAGDCWYHIPSPQKQKLKQVSVGRTSVFVLDKNGNLWYRQGITPSYPQGSAWDHVSNNIRKMSVGPLDQVWVIADKVQGSHGLSCGTVCHRTGVQPMEPKGLAWDYGIGGGWEHVTVRGNASQAPRGTVPSESPPEPMESEGSGRKGQAERSRTPLMVSERQEVDSNAVNC, from the exons ATGGCCATGTCCAGTTCCCTTCTGTGGGCTGTTGACATTTTTGGGAGGGTTTACACTCTGTCTACGGTTGGCCAGTACTGGGAGCTCTGTAAGGACACACAGCTGGAATTCAAGCGGGTCTCTGCTgtcaagcagtgctgctggggaatTGCCTGCGACCATCAGGTGTACACCTATGTATTCTCGGGTGACGTTCCCATCAGATACCAGGAAGAAACCTATGAGAATCAG CGCTGGAATCCAGTCGGGGGCTTTTGTGAGAAATTAATGCCCAGTGACCGCTGGCAGTGGAGTGATGTGAGCGGGCTGAAGCATCAGCAGCTTGATAGCTTCACACTGCCTTCACCACACTGGGAGTGGGAGTCTGACTGGTATGTGGATGAAAATATTGGAGGGGAACCAACAGAGAAAGGG GGCTGGACTTACGCCATAGACTTCCCCAGCACCTACACAAAGGATAAGAAATGGAATTCTTGTGTGAGACGCAGGAGGTGGATCAGATACAGGAGATACAAATCACGGGATGTGTGGGCAAAG ATCACGTCACACGATGACCCAGAGCGGTTGCCAGACCCTTTCAATGACATCTCGATTGGAGGATGGGAAATCACTGATGAGCCTCTTGGCCGTTTATCAGTATGGGCAGTTTCTTTACAAGGAAGG GTGTGGTACAGAGAAAATGTTTGCCATCACAATCCAGAAGGTTCCACGTGGTCCTTAATCAGCACTCCTGGTGAAGTTGCACAGATCAGCTGTGGGTCCTATGACCTCCTTTGGGCAACCCTTTGGGAAGGGCAAGCTATTGTGAGAGAAGGAATTGACAGGAATAACCCTCAAG GAATTTCCTGGAGCACTGTGGAGTCCCCAAGCTCTGACAATGGGATCATGCACGTATCTGTGGGCGTTGATGTGGTATGGTGCATCACAAAGGATCGAAAA gtATGGTTTAGAAGAGGGGTGAACTCACATAATCCATGCGGAACAAGCTGGATTGAAATGGTTGGAGAAATGATGATGGTAAACGTAGGCTTAAATAACCAG GTCTGGGGAATTGGCTGCGATGACAGAACTATCTATTTCCGTCAAGGCGTCACGCCAAGTGAGCTCAGTGGGAAGATGTGGAAGGCAATTGTTTGTGGTCGAGAGAGTGACAGATCTCAGACGGGGAGCTCAACAAGTCTGCTCAG TGCTGGCTGTTTCTTTACGGATGATATTCAGAACCAGACAAACACCGTCATTCAGGGTGATGCAGACACCTCCTCGGACACAGAGCTCTCAAGCATACCCACAAACCTCAGCAGCACCCCCCcaatgggagcagcagccagcagtgccagcagcacaggcagccaggcagcaggagcaccTGCCAGTGTGACTGTGGACCCTCTGGACTCTGATCAAGGGGAAGCCCCCGCCGCTTCAGCAAGTGACGAGAAAGCTCACCTGGAAAGCCGTAAATCCACAAATCCAACTCCttccacagaactgcagtggACGAACATTGACTTAAAGGAGGCACACAGGCATGCAGTCCTCTCTGTCAGCACCTTCACAGAAACATCCAGCCTGTCTTCCCTTGGCATGTTCTCTGTGGGAGCTGAAGAACAGTACGGAGCTGACGAGCATCCGCTGTGGGCCTGGGTGTCCGGGGGAGGCTGCCTTGTAGATCTGCACAGCCCGCTGAAATGGTTCGCTGTCCCATCAG GTCTGTCGTCCTCTGTGcagtctctttctctgtccatcactccagcacagacagcagcgtGGCGAAAGCAAATCTTTCAGCAGCTCAGTGAAAGGACGAAGCGGGAACTGGAGAACTTCAGGCACTACGAGCAGGCTGTTGAGCAG TCAGTTTGGGTCAAAACTGGGATGTTGCAATGGTGGAGAAATTGGAAGCCTCATAAATGGATGGATGTGCGAGTGGCACTCGAGCAGTTCACTGGGAGCGATGGAATGCGTGACAGCATCCTGTTCATCTACTACATGTATCATGAGGAGAAAAAG TATATCCACGTGTTCCTGAATGAAGTCACTATTATAGCTGAAGTTCTGAAGGAAGGCAAGCACTCCTTTGCCCTGTACACACCTGAAAGGACAAAGCAGCGATGGCCAATCTGCCTAGCAGCCACAACAGAGCAAGAAATGCATGACTGG CTGTCTCTGCTGACCATGTCTTGTTGTGAAAGCAGACGGATTCAAGGCCCTCCTTCTCACCATGCCATTTGGTCAGTTAGCTGTAAAGGAGACATCTTTGTTAGCGAGCCGAGTCCTGAGCTGGAGGCTGAACCACACCCGATGCCCTGCGATCAAAT GTTTTGGCGTCAAGTCGGAGGTCATCTTCGACTGGTAGAGTGCAATAACCGAGGCATCGTGTGGGGCATAGGATATGACCACACAGTGTGGGTCCACACTGGTGGATACGGAGGGGGCTTCATTCAAG gACTGGCCAGTAGCGCTGATAACATTTATACGCAGTCGGACGTGAAATGCGTTTACATCTATGAGAACCAACGGTGGAACCCAGTCACTGGATATAGCAGCAG AGGCCTGCCCACAGACAGGTACATGTGGAGTGATGCATCTGGCCTGCAGGAGTGCACCAAAGCCAACACCAAGCCTCCTTCACCGCAGTGGTCTTGG GTATCCGACTGGTATATCGATTTCAGTACTTCGGGTGGAACTGACCGGGAAGGCTGGCAGTATGCGGCAGACTTTCCAGC GTCCTACCATGGCCACAAGACAATGAAAGACTTTGTCCGACGGAGGCGCTGGGCAAG aaaatgtAAGATAGTCACCAACGGGCCATGGCTGGAAGTGCCTCCTGTTACCCTGTGGGACATCTCCATAATTCCCAGTTCAGATGCAGATGATGAAGAATCAGTAGCACTGTGGGCAATCAGTGACAAAGGAGACGTGCTCTGCAGGCTTGGAGTGACACAGCAAAACCCAGCT GTGTGGGCTGTTGCCAGAGATGGTTCTGCCTTCTATCGGGGCTCAGTGTCTCCAAAGAAGCCTGCAG GTGACTGCTGGTACCACATTCCTTCACCTCAGAAACAAAAGCTAAAACAAGTCTCAGTGGGACGAACATCGGTGTTTGTGTTGGATAAAAACG GCAATCTGTGGTACCGGCAGGGCATCACACCGAGCTACCCGCAAGGATCTGCCTGGGATCATGTCTCAAATAACATCCGTAAAATGTCCGTGGGGCCCCTGGACCAG GTCTGGGTGATAGCTGACAAAGTGCAAGGAAGTCATGGTCTGAGCTGTGGGACCGTCTGCCACCGCACTGGGGTTCAGCCGATGGAGCCCAAAGGCCTGGCATGGGACTATGGCATAGGG GGTGGATGGGAACACGTCACAGTCAGAGGAAACGCCAGCCAAGCGCCCAGGGGCACCGTGCCCAGCGAGAGCCCCCCAGAGCCCATGGAGTCAGAAGGCAGCGGAAGGAAAGGGCAAGCAGAACGCTCCAGAACCCCTCTGATGGTCAGTGAAAGGCAAGAGGTGGACAGCAATGCAGTTAACTGTTAA
- the TECPR1 gene encoding tectonin beta-propeller repeat-containing protein 1 isoform X3, whose protein sequence is MAMSSSLLWAVDIFGRVYTLSTVGQYWELCKDTQLEFKRVSAVKQCCWGIACDHQVYTYVFSGDVPIRYQEETYENQRWNPVGGFCEKLMPSDRWQWSDVSGLKHQQLDSFTLPSPHWEWESDWYVDENIGGEPTEKGGWTYAIDFPSTYTKDKKWNSCVRRRRWIRYRRYKSRDVWAKITSHDDPERLPDPFNDISIGGWEITDEPLGRLSVWAVSLQGRVWYRENVCHHNPEGSTWSLISTPGEVAQISCGSYDLLWATLWEGQAIVREGIDRNNPQGISWSTVESPSSDNGIMHVSVGVDVVWCITKDRKVWFRRGVNSHNPCGTSWIEMVGEMMMVNVGLNNQVWGIGCDDRTIYFRQGVTPSELSGKMWKAIVCGRESDRSQTGSSTSLLSAGCFFTDDIQNQTNTVIQGDADTSSDTELSSIPTNLSSTPPMGAAASSASSTGSQAAGAPASVTVDPLDSDQGEAPAASASDEKAHLESRKSTNPTPSTELQWTNIDLKEAHRHAVLSVSTFTETSSLSSLGMFSVGAEEQYGADEHPLWAWVSGGGCLVDLHSPLKWFAVPSGLSSSVQSLSLSITPAQTAAWRKQIFQQLSERTKRELENFRHYEQAVEQSVWVKTGMLQWWRNWKPHKWMDVRVALEQFTGSDGMRDSILFIYYMYHEEKKYIHVFLNEVTIIAEVLKEGKHSFALYTPERTKQRWPICLAATTEQEMHDWLSLLTMSCCESRRIQGPPSHHAIWSVSCKGDIFVSEPSPELEAEPHPMPCDQMFWRQVGGHLRLVECNNRGIVWGIGYDHTVWVHTGGYGGGFIQGLASSADNIYTQSDVKCVYIYENQRWNPVTGYSSRGLPTDRYMWSDASGLQECTKANTKPPSPQWSWVSDWYIDFSTSGGTDREGWQYAADFPASYHGHKTMKDFVRRRRWARSSLICQGTSWLHVGTDQPFVSISVGAFFQVWAVARDGSAFYRGSVSPKKPAGDCWYHIPSPQKQKLKQVSVGRTSVFVLDKNGNLWYRQGITPSYPQGSAWDHVSNNIRKMSVGPLDQVWVIADKVQGSHGLSCGTVCHRTGVQPMEPKGLAWDYGIGGGWEHVTVRGNASQAPRGTVPSESPPEPMESEGSGRKGQAERSRTPLMVSERQEVDSNAVNC, encoded by the exons ATGGCCATGTCCAGTTCCCTTCTGTGGGCTGTTGACATTTTTGGGAGGGTTTACACTCTGTCTACGGTTGGCCAGTACTGGGAGCTCTGTAAGGACACACAGCTGGAATTCAAGCGGGTCTCTGCTgtcaagcagtgctgctggggaatTGCCTGCGACCATCAGGTGTACACCTATGTATTCTCGGGTGACGTTCCCATCAGATACCAGGAAGAAACCTATGAGAATCAG CGCTGGAATCCAGTCGGGGGCTTTTGTGAGAAATTAATGCCCAGTGACCGCTGGCAGTGGAGTGATGTGAGCGGGCTGAAGCATCAGCAGCTTGATAGCTTCACACTGCCTTCACCACACTGGGAGTGGGAGTCTGACTGGTATGTGGATGAAAATATTGGAGGGGAACCAACAGAGAAAGGG GGCTGGACTTACGCCATAGACTTCCCCAGCACCTACACAAAGGATAAGAAATGGAATTCTTGTGTGAGACGCAGGAGGTGGATCAGATACAGGAGATACAAATCACGGGATGTGTGGGCAAAG ATCACGTCACACGATGACCCAGAGCGGTTGCCAGACCCTTTCAATGACATCTCGATTGGAGGATGGGAAATCACTGATGAGCCTCTTGGCCGTTTATCAGTATGGGCAGTTTCTTTACAAGGAAGG GTGTGGTACAGAGAAAATGTTTGCCATCACAATCCAGAAGGTTCCACGTGGTCCTTAATCAGCACTCCTGGTGAAGTTGCACAGATCAGCTGTGGGTCCTATGACCTCCTTTGGGCAACCCTTTGGGAAGGGCAAGCTATTGTGAGAGAAGGAATTGACAGGAATAACCCTCAAG GAATTTCCTGGAGCACTGTGGAGTCCCCAAGCTCTGACAATGGGATCATGCACGTATCTGTGGGCGTTGATGTGGTATGGTGCATCACAAAGGATCGAAAA gtATGGTTTAGAAGAGGGGTGAACTCACATAATCCATGCGGAACAAGCTGGATTGAAATGGTTGGAGAAATGATGATGGTAAACGTAGGCTTAAATAACCAG GTCTGGGGAATTGGCTGCGATGACAGAACTATCTATTTCCGTCAAGGCGTCACGCCAAGTGAGCTCAGTGGGAAGATGTGGAAGGCAATTGTTTGTGGTCGAGAGAGTGACAGATCTCAGACGGGGAGCTCAACAAGTCTGCTCAG TGCTGGCTGTTTCTTTACGGATGATATTCAGAACCAGACAAACACCGTCATTCAGGGTGATGCAGACACCTCCTCGGACACAGAGCTCTCAAGCATACCCACAAACCTCAGCAGCACCCCCCcaatgggagcagcagccagcagtgccagcagcacaggcagccaggcagcaggagcaccTGCCAGTGTGACTGTGGACCCTCTGGACTCTGATCAAGGGGAAGCCCCCGCCGCTTCAGCAAGTGACGAGAAAGCTCACCTGGAAAGCCGTAAATCCACAAATCCAACTCCttccacagaactgcagtggACGAACATTGACTTAAAGGAGGCACACAGGCATGCAGTCCTCTCTGTCAGCACCTTCACAGAAACATCCAGCCTGTCTTCCCTTGGCATGTTCTCTGTGGGAGCTGAAGAACAGTACGGAGCTGACGAGCATCCGCTGTGGGCCTGGGTGTCCGGGGGAGGCTGCCTTGTAGATCTGCACAGCCCGCTGAAATGGTTCGCTGTCCCATCAG GTCTGTCGTCCTCTGTGcagtctctttctctgtccatcactccagcacagacagcagcgtGGCGAAAGCAAATCTTTCAGCAGCTCAGTGAAAGGACGAAGCGGGAACTGGAGAACTTCAGGCACTACGAGCAGGCTGTTGAGCAG TCAGTTTGGGTCAAAACTGGGATGTTGCAATGGTGGAGAAATTGGAAGCCTCATAAATGGATGGATGTGCGAGTGGCACTCGAGCAGTTCACTGGGAGCGATGGAATGCGTGACAGCATCCTGTTCATCTACTACATGTATCATGAGGAGAAAAAG TATATCCACGTGTTCCTGAATGAAGTCACTATTATAGCTGAAGTTCTGAAGGAAGGCAAGCACTCCTTTGCCCTGTACACACCTGAAAGGACAAAGCAGCGATGGCCAATCTGCCTAGCAGCCACAACAGAGCAAGAAATGCATGACTGG CTGTCTCTGCTGACCATGTCTTGTTGTGAAAGCAGACGGATTCAAGGCCCTCCTTCTCACCATGCCATTTGGTCAGTTAGCTGTAAAGGAGACATCTTTGTTAGCGAGCCGAGTCCTGAGCTGGAGGCTGAACCACACCCGATGCCCTGCGATCAAAT GTTTTGGCGTCAAGTCGGAGGTCATCTTCGACTGGTAGAGTGCAATAACCGAGGCATCGTGTGGGGCATAGGATATGACCACACAGTGTGGGTCCACACTGGTGGATACGGAGGGGGCTTCATTCAAG gACTGGCCAGTAGCGCTGATAACATTTATACGCAGTCGGACGTGAAATGCGTTTACATCTATGAGAACCAACGGTGGAACCCAGTCACTGGATATAGCAGCAG AGGCCTGCCCACAGACAGGTACATGTGGAGTGATGCATCTGGCCTGCAGGAGTGCACCAAAGCCAACACCAAGCCTCCTTCACCGCAGTGGTCTTGG GTATCCGACTGGTATATCGATTTCAGTACTTCGGGTGGAACTGACCGGGAAGGCTGGCAGTATGCGGCAGACTTTCCAGC GTCCTACCATGGCCACAAGACAATGAAAGACTTTGTCCGACGGAGGCGCTGGGCAAG gTCATCTCTGATTTGTCAGGGAACATCCTGGCTTCACGTGGGAACAGATCAGCCCTTTGTTTCCATCTCAGTTGGAGCATTTTTCCAGGTGTGGGCTGTTGCCAGAGATGGTTCTGCCTTCTATCGGGGCTCAGTGTCTCCAAAGAAGCCTGCAG GTGACTGCTGGTACCACATTCCTTCACCTCAGAAACAAAAGCTAAAACAAGTCTCAGTGGGACGAACATCGGTGTTTGTGTTGGATAAAAACG GCAATCTGTGGTACCGGCAGGGCATCACACCGAGCTACCCGCAAGGATCTGCCTGGGATCATGTCTCAAATAACATCCGTAAAATGTCCGTGGGGCCCCTGGACCAG GTCTGGGTGATAGCTGACAAAGTGCAAGGAAGTCATGGTCTGAGCTGTGGGACCGTCTGCCACCGCACTGGGGTTCAGCCGATGGAGCCCAAAGGCCTGGCATGGGACTATGGCATAGGG GGTGGATGGGAACACGTCACAGTCAGAGGAAACGCCAGCCAAGCGCCCAGGGGCACCGTGCCCAGCGAGAGCCCCCCAGAGCCCATGGAGTCAGAAGGCAGCGGAAGGAAAGGGCAAGCAGAACGCTCCAGAACCCCTCTGATGGTCAGTGAAAGGCAAGAGGTGGACAGCAATGCAGTTAACTGTTAA
- the TECPR1 gene encoding tectonin beta-propeller repeat-containing protein 1 isoform X5 codes for MAMSSSLLWAVDIFGRVYTLSTVGQYWELCKDTQLEFKRVSAVKQCCWGIACDHQVYTYVFSGDVPIRYQEETYENQRWNPVGGFCEKLMPSDRWQWSDVSGLKHQQLDSFTLPSPHWEWESDWYVDENIGGEPTEKGGWTYAIDFPSTYTKDKKWNSCVRRRRWIRYRRYKSRDVWAKITSHDDPERLPDPFNDISIGGWEITDEPLGRLSVWAVSLQGRVWYRENVCHHNPEGSTWSLISTPGEVAQISCGSYDLLWATLWEGQAIVREGIDRNNPQGISWSTVESPSSDNGIMHVSVGVDVVWCITKDRKVWFRRGVNSHNPCGTSWIEMVGEMMMVNVGLNNQVWGIGCDDRTIYFRQGVTPSELSGKMWKAIVCGRESDRSQTGSSTSLLSAGCFFTDDIQNQTNTVIQGDADTSSDTELSSIPTNLSSTPPMGAAASSASSTGSQAAGAPASVTVDPLDSDQGEAPAASASDEKAHLESRKSTNPTPSTELQWTNIDLKEAHRHAVLSVSTFTETSSLSSLGMFSVGAEEQYGADEHPLWAWVSGGGCLVDLHSPLKWFAVPSGLSSSVQSLSLSITPAQTAAWRKQIFQQLSERTKRELENFRHYEQAVEQSVWVKTGMLQWWRNWKPHKWMDVRVALEQFTGSDGMRDSILFIYYMYHEEKKYIHVFLNEVTIIAEVLKEGKHSFALYTPERTKQRWPICLAATTEQEMHDWLSLLTMSCCESRRIQGPPSHHAIWSVSCKGDIFVSEPSPELEAEPHPMPCDQMFWRQVGGHLRLVECNNRGIVWGIGYDHTVWVHTGGYGGGFIQGLASSADNIYTQSDVKCVYIYENQRWNPVTGYSSRGLPTDRYMWSDASGLQECTKANTKPPSPQWSWVSDWYIDFSTSGGTDREGWQYAADFPASYHGHKTMKDFVRRRRWAREHPGFTWEQISPLFPSQLEHFSRCGLLPEMVLPSIGAQCLQRSLQVTAGTTFLHLRNKS; via the exons ATGGCCATGTCCAGTTCCCTTCTGTGGGCTGTTGACATTTTTGGGAGGGTTTACACTCTGTCTACGGTTGGCCAGTACTGGGAGCTCTGTAAGGACACACAGCTGGAATTCAAGCGGGTCTCTGCTgtcaagcagtgctgctggggaatTGCCTGCGACCATCAGGTGTACACCTATGTATTCTCGGGTGACGTTCCCATCAGATACCAGGAAGAAACCTATGAGAATCAG CGCTGGAATCCAGTCGGGGGCTTTTGTGAGAAATTAATGCCCAGTGACCGCTGGCAGTGGAGTGATGTGAGCGGGCTGAAGCATCAGCAGCTTGATAGCTTCACACTGCCTTCACCACACTGGGAGTGGGAGTCTGACTGGTATGTGGATGAAAATATTGGAGGGGAACCAACAGAGAAAGGG GGCTGGACTTACGCCATAGACTTCCCCAGCACCTACACAAAGGATAAGAAATGGAATTCTTGTGTGAGACGCAGGAGGTGGATCAGATACAGGAGATACAAATCACGGGATGTGTGGGCAAAG ATCACGTCACACGATGACCCAGAGCGGTTGCCAGACCCTTTCAATGACATCTCGATTGGAGGATGGGAAATCACTGATGAGCCTCTTGGCCGTTTATCAGTATGGGCAGTTTCTTTACAAGGAAGG GTGTGGTACAGAGAAAATGTTTGCCATCACAATCCAGAAGGTTCCACGTGGTCCTTAATCAGCACTCCTGGTGAAGTTGCACAGATCAGCTGTGGGTCCTATGACCTCCTTTGGGCAACCCTTTGGGAAGGGCAAGCTATTGTGAGAGAAGGAATTGACAGGAATAACCCTCAAG GAATTTCCTGGAGCACTGTGGAGTCCCCAAGCTCTGACAATGGGATCATGCACGTATCTGTGGGCGTTGATGTGGTATGGTGCATCACAAAGGATCGAAAA gtATGGTTTAGAAGAGGGGTGAACTCACATAATCCATGCGGAACAAGCTGGATTGAAATGGTTGGAGAAATGATGATGGTAAACGTAGGCTTAAATAACCAG GTCTGGGGAATTGGCTGCGATGACAGAACTATCTATTTCCGTCAAGGCGTCACGCCAAGTGAGCTCAGTGGGAAGATGTGGAAGGCAATTGTTTGTGGTCGAGAGAGTGACAGATCTCAGACGGGGAGCTCAACAAGTCTGCTCAG TGCTGGCTGTTTCTTTACGGATGATATTCAGAACCAGACAAACACCGTCATTCAGGGTGATGCAGACACCTCCTCGGACACAGAGCTCTCAAGCATACCCACAAACCTCAGCAGCACCCCCCcaatgggagcagcagccagcagtgccagcagcacaggcagccaggcagcaggagcaccTGCCAGTGTGACTGTGGACCCTCTGGACTCTGATCAAGGGGAAGCCCCCGCCGCTTCAGCAAGTGACGAGAAAGCTCACCTGGAAAGCCGTAAATCCACAAATCCAACTCCttccacagaactgcagtggACGAACATTGACTTAAAGGAGGCACACAGGCATGCAGTCCTCTCTGTCAGCACCTTCACAGAAACATCCAGCCTGTCTTCCCTTGGCATGTTCTCTGTGGGAGCTGAAGAACAGTACGGAGCTGACGAGCATCCGCTGTGGGCCTGGGTGTCCGGGGGAGGCTGCCTTGTAGATCTGCACAGCCCGCTGAAATGGTTCGCTGTCCCATCAG GTCTGTCGTCCTCTGTGcagtctctttctctgtccatcactccagcacagacagcagcgtGGCGAAAGCAAATCTTTCAGCAGCTCAGTGAAAGGACGAAGCGGGAACTGGAGAACTTCAGGCACTACGAGCAGGCTGTTGAGCAG TCAGTTTGGGTCAAAACTGGGATGTTGCAATGGTGGAGAAATTGGAAGCCTCATAAATGGATGGATGTGCGAGTGGCACTCGAGCAGTTCACTGGGAGCGATGGAATGCGTGACAGCATCCTGTTCATCTACTACATGTATCATGAGGAGAAAAAG TATATCCACGTGTTCCTGAATGAAGTCACTATTATAGCTGAAGTTCTGAAGGAAGGCAAGCACTCCTTTGCCCTGTACACACCTGAAAGGACAAAGCAGCGATGGCCAATCTGCCTAGCAGCCACAACAGAGCAAGAAATGCATGACTGG CTGTCTCTGCTGACCATGTCTTGTTGTGAAAGCAGACGGATTCAAGGCCCTCCTTCTCACCATGCCATTTGGTCAGTTAGCTGTAAAGGAGACATCTTTGTTAGCGAGCCGAGTCCTGAGCTGGAGGCTGAACCACACCCGATGCCCTGCGATCAAAT GTTTTGGCGTCAAGTCGGAGGTCATCTTCGACTGGTAGAGTGCAATAACCGAGGCATCGTGTGGGGCATAGGATATGACCACACAGTGTGGGTCCACACTGGTGGATACGGAGGGGGCTTCATTCAAG gACTGGCCAGTAGCGCTGATAACATTTATACGCAGTCGGACGTGAAATGCGTTTACATCTATGAGAACCAACGGTGGAACCCAGTCACTGGATATAGCAGCAG AGGCCTGCCCACAGACAGGTACATGTGGAGTGATGCATCTGGCCTGCAGGAGTGCACCAAAGCCAACACCAAGCCTCCTTCACCGCAGTGGTCTTGG GTATCCGACTGGTATATCGATTTCAGTACTTCGGGTGGAACTGACCGGGAAGGCTGGCAGTATGCGGCAGACTTTCCAGC GTCCTACCATGGCCACAAGACAATGAAAGACTTTGTCCGACGGAGGCGCTGGGCAAG GGAACATCCTGGCTTCACGTGGGAACAGATCAGCCCTTTGTTTCCATCTCAGTTGGAGCATTTTTCCAGGTGTGGGCTGTTGCCAGAGATGGTTCTGCCTTCTATCGGGGCTCAGTGTCTCCAAAGAAGCCTGCAG GTGACTGCTGGTACCACATTCCTTCACCTCAGAAACAAAAGCTAA